Genomic segment of Catenibacterium mitsuokai:
CGACAGGAATATTTTCACCCGGTCTGACAATAAACAAATCACCTTTATTGACTTCATCAATTCCTACAGTCACTTCTTTATTGTCTCTAATAATAACGGCAGTCTGAGGCGCAAGATCCATTAAACTCTTTAAGGCATCTGTTGTACGTCCTTTAGACATTGCCTCTAACATCTTACCTACAGTAATTAAAGTAGGAATCATAGCGGCAGATTCAAAATAGAGATCATGGCCTAAACTCATGACCTTCATCATCTGTCCTTGGCTCATGGCATCAATCATTAAATATAAAACAACTAAGCTATAACCAAAAGCAGCACTCGATCCTAATGCGACCAAAGCATCCATGTTAGGAGATAACTGAAATAAGCTCTTATATCCATTAATAAAGAATGCTTTATTAATGACTAAAATAATAATAGTCAATAACATCTCTGTCACTGCAAGAGACACATGATTCTCTAAAAATGAAGGCACAGGCCATTTCCACATCATATGACCCATAGATAGATACATTAATAGTAATAAGAATACTAAAGAAGTAATCAATCTCTTCTTTAATTTTGGTGTTTCATGATCCACTAAAGAATCATCCTTGACTTTTTCAACACCTTTTTCACTTGCTCCATATCCAATATTCTCAATTGCTTGAATAACAGACTCAGAAGATGCTGTTCCCTCTACACCCATAGAATTTGTGAGTAAAGAAACTGAACAGCTTTCTACACCATTAATATGAGCTACAGTTTTTTCAATACGATTGGCACACGCTGCACAACTCATACCAGTAATATTATATTGTTTCATTTCATCACCTTCTGTAATACATTCACTAATTCATCAATTGTTTCATCATGACCTTCTTTAATATCATCCACAACACATGTCTTAATATGTTTTGCAAGTAATTCTTTATTAAAACTATTCAAAGCTGCATTCACTGCAGAAACCTGAATCAAAATATCAGGACAATAGGCATCTTTTTCAACCATGCCCTCAATTCCTCGAATCTGTCCTTCAATACGTTTGAGGCGGTTCATAAGTTTTTTCTTCTCTTCTTCACTACGATCCTTATGACGTTCACTACAACAGCAATCTTTTTTGTCCATCATTTCACCTCCTGTCCCAATCATATACCCTATAGGGGTATACGTCAAGCGATATGATTGTTGTATAATGACCACAAGGAGAAATAAATTATGAAAACAAATAAACTTGTGCAGGGCGCACTCATCGCAGCACTCTTTGGTGTCCTTGCAGTACTCAATACAATGACAGGTACGATGTTTGATTCCTTAATAGGCTATGGAATGGCTATTCCTATGGCTATCTATAGCTATAAAACAGGACTAAAAGAAGCTTTAATGACTTCTCTTGCTTCCATGGTCATTGCTTTCCTATTTGGAACACTCAGCTATGTATTAATTGTCCTCTCATCACTTGGTATGGGAACAGTTGTAGGACTATGTCTTAAAAATAAAGCTAAGAAAGAAACGATGCTGGTGCTTGGTGCTACATTCTTCTTTTTATCTGACTTTTTATATTTCTATATATTCTCAGGAGTACTCGGTATTAACTTAATTGCTGAATCAAAAGAAATGTATAACCAGATTATTGCGGTTGTGCCTTCTTTATCCAATGTCTTTACTTTCCAGAACTTTTATAATCTCATTCCACTCTTTATCCTCATCATGTCATTCTTACAGAGTTATTTAGTCATGATGTTATGTGCATTATTCTTTAAACGCTTAAGAATACCTTTTGATATGAGTATTCATATTGCGACATTTAGATTCAGTCCTAAAATGGGATATATTCTAGCAATCATGCTTGCAGGTAGTATTCTGGCAAGACAATATTTTGGAAATGTTGTTATTGTACAATATCTCTATTTTATTAGTATCTTAGGATTTATGGTGGATGGTCTGGCTTTCTTATCTTTTTATCTTATTATCAGAAACCATGGTCGTTATTCTAACTTGCTTATTTTCTTGGTATTTATACCATTCCTACAGTCACTATTAGTTATACTAGGAATTATTGATATATTTGTTGAAATACGTCAAATACTGTATAATAAGTATCAATAAGGAGGGCTTCTACAATGACGAGAAAAGTTGCACAAATTAGAAATATCTTTGTTCTTTTACTCGTATTTATAATCTTTGCCGCCTTTGCGGCCTTTGGCATATTTCATCAGGCCTGGATGCTTCGTCTTGCGATATTTGCAGTTATTACGAATGTGGTCTATATTTCATTGTTGTTCTATATGAGCTACTTAATGGAGCAAAACAGCTATTCAGTCAGCGATGCATTAGGTATTGATGCCAAGAATGCCTTGATCTATGGTGGTGTAGGACTTATTCAATATGATGAAAATAGAAACATCACATGGGTCTCAGATTTCTTAAAGGCATTAAATATCAATATTGTAGGAATTAAGCTATTAGAATGGCAGCCTACACTTGCCAGTCTTTTTGATGATGAAGATGTCAAAATAATAGAAGTCAAAGGAAAAAAATTTGAAGTCTATAATAGTGCAGATACAAGACTCATCTATATGAAGGATGTGACACAATATGTGTCTTTATCACAGGACTATGAAGATATTCAGGTATGCATGGGTTATATTACTGTAGATAACTATGATGAAATTATTGCGAATGTAGATGAATCACAGAAGGTAAAGATTCAAAACTTATGCCGTAGTACAATTACTGACTGGGCATATAAGAATGGTATGATTATTAGACGTTATCAGACAGGTAAATACATTGTCTTCTTTAATGAACGTATCTATAAGAAACTTATTGAATCTAAATTCTCTATTTTAGATGACTTCAAGAATGCGATAGAAGAATTGGATGTTCTTATGACACTCTCTATTGGTATTGGTAGAAGTACAAAAGTATTAAGAGAACTAGAAGAACTCGCTTCTTCCGCATTAAGCCTTGCTTATTCACGCGGTGGTGACCAGATTGCGATTAAGAGTGGTAAAGATCATGTGCGTTACTTTGGTGGTAAGACCGATGCATTTGAAACATCCTCTAAAGTACGTTCACGTATTATGGCACAGTCTCTTGCGGGACTTATTACACGTTCACGCAATGTTCTCATTATGGGACATAAGAATTCAGATTTAGATTCATTTGGAGCGTCTCTTGCGGCAGCACGTATTGTAGAGAATTTAGGGAAGAAAGCTAATATAGTCATTGATTATGAATCTCTTGAAGAAAAAACAAAAGGTGTCGTAGAAATGTTGAGAAGTAATCCTGATTATAAGGGACTCATGTTGACTATTTCAGAAGCACTTGAAAAAGCCAATAAGAATACTTTATTAATCAGTGTGGATAACCATAAGGATTCACTTGCTATCAGTCGTTCAGTGCTTGATAAAGTAAAGAACAAGGTCATTATTGACCACCATCGTCGTAGTGAAGAATTCATTTCTTCACCGGTTCTAACATACTTAGAGCCATCTGCATCCTCTACAGTAGAATTACTTGTAGAACTATTTGATTATCAGCAGCATGAAATTGAAATTTCATCTCTTGATGCGACAATCATGTATACAGGGATGCTTGTTGATACAAACTATTTTAGACAGCATGTGGGTACAAGAACATTCCAGTCAGCGGCTAAACTCAAAGAAGCGCAGGCTGACTTATCACTTGCTTATGAATTATTAGAAGATTCATTTGAATGTATGAAAGAAATATTTGATATCACAGAATCAGCTTATCGTTATAAGGATAAATTCCTTATTGCGACAGGCAAAGATGAGGAACTTAGCCGTTCTACTCTTGCAAAAGCAGCCAATCAATTGGTATATGTTTCTGGCATTTATGCTGCATTTGCGATAGGATATATATCTAAGAACACAGTTGCAATCAGCGCACGTAGTTCTAAGAAGGTCAATGTCCAGATGATTATGGAAAATGATGCTTTACATGGAGGCGGACACTTCTCTATGGCCGCCTGTCAGATTGAAAATGTGACAATCGAAGAAGCAAAAGAGAGATTAGAACATGCAATAGATGCATATTTGGAAGATAGGGGTGTATAAGATATGAAAGTTATTTTATTAGAAGATGTGAAAAAAGTTGGTAAGAAGGGTGAAATCGTTAATGTATCTGACGGTTATGGACAGAACTTCTTAATCAAGAATGGGAAAGCTTTAATGGCAACAGAAACAGGTAAAAAGATTGTTGCCCAGCAGGAAGAAGAAAAGAAACAGGAAGACTTAAAGAGAAAAGAAGAAGCTCAGGAACTTGCAAAGAAGCTTGAAGCTATCGTAGTTGAATTCAAGGTTAAGACTGGTAAGGATGGTAAGAGCTTTGATCATGTTTCTACAAAACATATCGCAAAGAAATTATTAGAAGAATATGGTATTAAGATTGATAAGAGAAAGTTCATTAATGCTTATCCAGTAGGTGCTTTAGGAACTACTAAGTTTAAGATTGAACTTTATAAAGGTGTTATTGCGACTATCAATGTTCATCTATCTGAAAAATAAGGTGAATACTTATGGATACAAGAGAACTCCCTCATGACTTAGAGGCAGAACGTGCATTGTTAGGGGCGATGTTGATTGATAAGAACGCATGTAATGATGTCATCAACATGGCAACACCTCAGGATTTCTATCTTGATGCGCATCGACTGATCTTTACAGGCATGAAGTTCCTTCATGACAGTAATAAACCGATTGATGCAACAACAGTGACTGATTATTTAATCAACCAGAAGATATTAGAAAAAGTAGGCGGTGTAGATTACTTATTGGTACTTGCGAATTCTGTACCTACAGTAGCCCATACAACACATTATCTTCAGATCTTAAATGAGAAGTCATTACTCAGAAGACTCATTAAAGAAGCCACAACTATCGTACAGGATGCTTATGGTGAAATTACTGATATCAATGATTTTATTGATACAGTAGAAAAAGATGTCTTAGAAGTCACAAGAGATAGAAATGCCGGGGAATTCAAGACAATTGAAAGTGTTGTACAGAATGTCACAGCCAGAATGAATCTCCTTCAGAAAAATGGTGGAGTTGTCTCTGGTGTAAAAACAGGCTATAAAGAATTAGATAAATTAACATCGGGCTTCCAACCAGGTGATTTAGTTATTCTTGCGGCTAGACCTTCTGTAGGTAAAACAGCCTTTGCCTTGAATATTGGTTTTAATTCATCACTTAATAGTGAAGAGGCTGTCGCAATATTCTCACTAGAAATGCCTGCTGAACAGCTTGTAACCAGATTAATATGTTGTGCAGGATCTATTGATAACGATAAATTAAAAACAGGTGCGATTTTGAAAGAGAATGCGAATAAATATTATGCAGCAGCAGATCGTGTCACACGTTGTAATTTATATATTGATGATACACCAGCAATTAAGATTGGTGAAATTGCTGCTAAATGTAGAAGACTGCAAAGAGAACAGGGTTTAAAGATGGTTATTATCGATTACCTTCAGCTGATCTCTGGTCCATCTTCATCAAGAGAATCAAGACAGCAGGAAGTATCAGATATCTCTAGACAGTTAAAGGCATTAGCTAGAGAATTGAAGTGTCCTGTTATTGCCTTATCACAGCTTTCTCGTCAGGTTGAACAGCGTAAAGGAAAACCGATGTTGTCCGACTTAAGAGAATCTGGAGCCATCGAACAGGATGCCGATATTGTAGCCTTTCTTCATCGTGAAGACTATCAGAATAAAGAAAAAGAAGCAGAAACAAACGGCTTAACAGAAATCGTTGTGGCCAAGCACAGAAATGGTGCAACAGCTGATATCAGCCTTGTATTTGAAAAACAATACTCTCGTTTCTCAGATTACTATACAGGTCCAGAAAACCAGAATAGTGGTGAAGGACTAAGAATTTAAAAGAGGCTGTAACGAATAGATAGTATTTACTACTACCTTGAGCGTTACAGCTCTTTTTCGTATATCCAAAGCCAAAAAGGTTATTCACTACTGCATGGTGAATAACCTTTTCATATTCCAGACGCACTTAAAAAGAACCTGCCCATTTCCTAAAAAAATTTTATCAGCAGATAAACAATCTGAGCATCATGAGACCATCATACTCGTGAGAATTTCTATGAGTGAAGTCAAAAAACTTGTTTATATCTGTCCTTTCCGTAACTTCAATCACAGTTCTTGAAACATCATCAGCAGGTATATCTTTTTCAAAAGAAATATTAAAATCTAGTAGCGCATATGTCTGATATGCCGTATAATCTTGTTGGTATGTTTTCATGGTAGAATTAATGTACCATAAAAGGCGGACTTCGGTCCGCCTTTTACTGTTTATGAAACTATAATGAGTTATTTACCCGTTACAGCCTCTTATTTTCTTGGTCTGAATTGTATTTTTTTCTGATTCTCAAATTTAATAGGCTTTTCTACTATTTCATGACAATGACGACAACGTGGTTCATAGGCTTCCTTTGCACCTACTAAGACAATAGGATCATTAAAAGAAGCAGGTTTACCATTAATAATACGCTGTGTTCTTGTGGCAGGTGCACCACATTTTGCACAAACTGCAGTTAACTTAGTCACAAACTCAGCACGTGTTAATAAATCAGGTAAGACACCAAATGGTTCACCACGGAAATCTTTATCTAAACCAGCAACCATCACACGTAATCCACTATCTGCAAGATATTCACAGATATCTACCACATCTTCATCAAAGAACTGTACTTCATCAATAGCTACAACATCAGTATCATAATTCACATGATCAAGTATTTCCTTTGCTTCACTGATGACAATACAAGGTACTTTACTTCCTGCATGTGAGGCAATTTCAGTTGTAGAATAACGATCATCAATCTTTGGCTTAAACACAAGAATATTTTTTCTCGCATAAGAGAGTACATTAATACGACGAATCAATTCTTCTGTTTTTCCTGCAAACATACATCCACAGATGACTTCTATCCATCCTTCACGATATTGATTATACATTTAATAAAACCTCCTAAAAGTTCACATAGATTTCATATACTCACTGTATTATACAGTTGTAGAGAAGAAAAACCATAAAAAATTTCCCCTGAATCCCATTAAAAAGAGTCGGTCACCATACCGACTCTTTTTGTTAGTTTAATTCATCAATTACTTCATCAAGAGAATCTAATATTTTATATGTTTTGCTTGCATATTCTTCTGTAGGATATTTCATATCAGGAATACAGATCACTTTAATACCAGCTGAAGAAGCGGCCTGAATACCTGCTTCACTATCTTCTAATACAATCGCTTCATCAGTCTTTACACCAAGCTTTTCACATGACTTTAAGAATACTTCTGGATGTGGTTTACCATGAGTTACTTCATCACCACAGATAGAATCATCAAAATATTGTGTAATATGAGCCTGTGCTAGAATAGTATCAACACGATCACGATTAGAAGAAGTAGCGACAATAGTCTTATAACCATTTTCTTTTAAATAATTAAGAAGCACTAATAAACCTTTCTTAATAGGAACTCCTTCTGTTTCAAAACGTTTTGCCATTAAAGCATGTACATCTTTAATGACATCATCAATAGGAAAGTCCTTACCATAAGTATCGTAAAATCTTTCATAGATTCCTTTGATAGGTTTCCCTAATAAAGTTTTATAGAATGTTTCATCCATTGTCAAATTCATTGGTTTTATGATTTCTTGGTAACATTCAAAAGTCACTCTTTCAGAGTCAATCATCAAACCATCCATATCAAATATAACTGCCTTTATCATAATTCCTAACCTCCAACATATATATTCAAGTATATAAGAAATAGAAACCGTGTTCAATTAATTGCGAAAAATAATTGAATATATTATAATGGGTACGATTTGGAAGAATTAACCAATTTATATGATGAAATCAACATTATTAAAAGAAAGGATAGAAGATGAATACACTATTAGAAAGACTACAGACAGTAGAAAAAAGATATGAAGAATTAACACAGATCCTTATGGATCCATCTATTGCGAATGATATTCAGAAGATGACACAAGCTTCTAAAGAACAGGCTTCTTTAGAAAAGGCTTATAACCTATATAAAGAATACAAGGCTTTATTAGATGGTATCGAAGAAGCCAAAGAATTATTAAATGAAAATGATCCTGAAATCAAAGAAATGGCTAAGATGGAATTAGAAGAATTAGAAAAGAAACAGCCAATCATGGAA
This window contains:
- a CDS encoding metal-sensing transcriptional repressor, which produces MDKKDCCCSERHKDRSEEEKKKLMNRLKRIEGQIRGIEGMVEKDAYCPDILIQVSAVNAALNSFNKELLAKHIKTCVVDDIKEGHDETIDELVNVLQKVMK
- a CDS encoding DUF2232 domain-containing protein: MKTNKLVQGALIAALFGVLAVLNTMTGTMFDSLIGYGMAIPMAIYSYKTGLKEALMTSLASMVIAFLFGTLSYVLIVLSSLGMGTVVGLCLKNKAKKETMLVLGATFFFLSDFLYFYIFSGVLGINLIAESKEMYNQIIAVVPSLSNVFTFQNFYNLIPLFILIMSFLQSYLVMMLCALFFKRLRIPFDMSIHIATFRFSPKMGYILAIMLAGSILARQYFGNVVIVQYLYFISILGFMVDGLAFLSFYLIIRNHGRYSNLLIFLVFIPFLQSLLVILGIIDIFVEIRQILYNKYQ
- a CDS encoding GGDEF domain-containing protein; the protein is MTRKVAQIRNIFVLLLVFIIFAAFAAFGIFHQAWMLRLAIFAVITNVVYISLLFYMSYLMEQNSYSVSDALGIDAKNALIYGGVGLIQYDENRNITWVSDFLKALNINIVGIKLLEWQPTLASLFDDEDVKIIEVKGKKFEVYNSADTRLIYMKDVTQYVSLSQDYEDIQVCMGYITVDNYDEIIANVDESQKVKIQNLCRSTITDWAYKNGMIIRRYQTGKYIVFFNERIYKKLIESKFSILDDFKNAIEELDVLMTLSIGIGRSTKVLRELEELASSALSLAYSRGGDQIAIKSGKDHVRYFGGKTDAFETSSKVRSRIMAQSLAGLITRSRNVLIMGHKNSDLDSFGASLAAARIVENLGKKANIVIDYESLEEKTKGVVEMLRSNPDYKGLMLTISEALEKANKNTLLISVDNHKDSLAISRSVLDKVKNKVIIDHHRRSEEFISSPVLTYLEPSASSTVELLVELFDYQQHEIEISSLDATIMYTGMLVDTNYFRQHVGTRTFQSAAKLKEAQADLSLAYELLEDSFECMKEIFDITESAYRYKDKFLIATGKDEELSRSTLAKAANQLVYVSGIYAAFAIGYISKNTVAISARSSKKVNVQMIMENDALHGGGHFSMAACQIENVTIEEAKERLEHAIDAYLEDRGV
- the rplI gene encoding 50S ribosomal protein L9, with the translated sequence MKVILLEDVKKVGKKGEIVNVSDGYGQNFLIKNGKALMATETGKKIVAQQEEEKKQEDLKRKEEAQELAKKLEAIVVEFKVKTGKDGKSFDHVSTKHIAKKLLEEYGIKIDKRKFINAYPVGALGTTKFKIELYKGVIATINVHLSEK
- the dnaB gene encoding replicative DNA helicase, which gives rise to MDTRELPHDLEAERALLGAMLIDKNACNDVINMATPQDFYLDAHRLIFTGMKFLHDSNKPIDATTVTDYLINQKILEKVGGVDYLLVLANSVPTVAHTTHYLQILNEKSLLRRLIKEATTIVQDAYGEITDINDFIDTVEKDVLEVTRDRNAGEFKTIESVVQNVTARMNLLQKNGGVVSGVKTGYKELDKLTSGFQPGDLVILAARPSVGKTAFALNIGFNSSLNSEEAVAIFSLEMPAEQLVTRLICCAGSIDNDKLKTGAILKENANKYYAAADRVTRCNLYIDDTPAIKIGEIAAKCRRLQREQGLKMVIIDYLQLISGPSSSRESRQQEVSDISRQLKALARELKCPVIALSQLSRQVEQRKGKPMLSDLRESGAIEQDADIVAFLHREDYQNKEKEAETNGLTEIVVAKHRNGATADISLVFEKQYSRFSDYYTGPENQNSGEGLRI
- a CDS encoding thymidine kinase; the protein is MYNQYREGWIEVICGCMFAGKTEELIRRINVLSYARKNILVFKPKIDDRYSTTEIASHAGSKVPCIVISEAKEILDHVNYDTDVVAIDEVQFFDEDVVDICEYLADSGLRVMVAGLDKDFRGEPFGVLPDLLTRAEFVTKLTAVCAKCGAPATRTQRIINGKPASFNDPIVLVGAKEAYEPRCRHCHEIVEKPIKFENQKKIQFRPRK
- a CDS encoding HAD family hydrolase, translated to MIKAVIFDMDGLMIDSERVTFECYQEIIKPMNLTMDETFYKTLLGKPIKGIYERFYDTYGKDFPIDDVIKDVHALMAKRFETEGVPIKKGLLVLLNYLKENGYKTIVATSSNRDRVDTILAQAHITQYFDDSICGDEVTHGKPHPEVFLKSCEKLGVKTDEAIVLEDSEAGIQAASSAGIKVICIPDMKYPTEEYASKTYKILDSLDEVIDELN